In Candidatus Woesebacteria bacterium, one DNA window encodes the following:
- a CDS encoding Tyrosyl-tRNA synthetase: protein MEIKEVLERGVEEVLPSKEGLEKLMSERKITLYQGFDPTAKSLHLGHLAGTIKLKQFQRLGHKVIFLIGDFTGRIGDPTGKISARKQLSKKEIEENLKGWLKTISQIIDFKGENKAEIKYNSEWNEKITFSDLIEITSNFTVQQMIERDMFQERIKRENPIYLHEFLYPVAQAIDSVKLGVDLEIGGSDQLFNMMAGRQLVKALTGREKYVLTIKLLEDKEGKKVGKTEGNAIFLDEPPEKIFGGVMAFPDQMLMTAFELFTELELAKLEREIKNDPLNQKKRLAFEVVKIIYGEEKARQAQEKFEKDFQLKNPTYDLKIKLNENLLETIFPLLGSKSEAKRLISSGSVDVNGKTVKNYLAKIKAGDKIKIGKKIFATVN from the coding sequence ATGGAAATAAAAGAAGTACTCGAAAGAGGAGTAGAAGAAGTCTTACCTTCAAAAGAGGGTCTAGAGAAGTTAATGAGTGAAAGAAAAATAACTCTCTATCAAGGTTTTGACCCTACTGCCAAATCACTCCACCTTGGACACTTAGCTGGAACCATAAAACTAAAACAATTCCAAAGATTAGGGCATAAGGTAATCTTTCTAATTGGCGATTTTACAGGCAGAATTGGTGATCCTACAGGCAAAATATCAGCACGAAAACAGCTTAGTAAGAAGGAAATCGAAGAGAATCTAAAAGGTTGGCTTAAGACCATTAGTCAGATCATAGATTTCAAAGGAGAAAACAAAGCTGAAATCAAATATAACTCCGAATGGAATGAAAAAATAACTTTCTCTGACTTGATCGAAATTACAAGCAATTTTACAGTTCAACAAATGATAGAACGGGATATGTTTCAGGAAAGAATCAAGAGAGAAAACCCAATTTACCTTCATGAGTTTCTTTATCCTGTCGCCCAGGCAATTGACAGCGTAAAATTAGGGGTTGATCTTGAAATAGGAGGCTCTGACCAATTGTTTAACATGATGGCCGGGCGCCAGCTAGTGAAAGCTTTAACTGGCAGAGAAAAATACGTCCTCACCATAAAACTTCTTGAAGATAAAGAAGGTAAAAAAGTTGGAAAGACGGAAGGCAATGCTATTTTCCTTGATGAACCCCCTGAAAAAATATTTGGAGGAGTAATGGCTTTTCCTGACCAAATGCTAATGACTGCGTTTGAGCTTTTTACCGAATTAGAACTTGCTAAATTAGAAAGAGAAATTAAGAATGATCCCCTGAATCAGAAGAAAAGACTAGCTTTTGAAGTAGTAAAAATAATCTACGGCGAAGAAAAAGCAAGGCAAGCTCAAGAAAAATTTGAAAAAGACTTTCAGCTAAAAAATCCGACATACGATCTTAAGATAAAGCTAAACGAAAATTTACTTGAGACCATTTTTCCGCTTCTTGGTAGCAAATCAGAAGCTAAAAGACTCATAAGTAGTGGTTCAGTTGATGTCAATGGAAAAACAGTTAAAAATTATTTGGCAAAGATAAAGGCAGGAGACAAAATAAAAATAGGCAAGAAAATTTTCGCCACAGTCAACTAG
- a CDS encoding Multimodular transpeptidase-transglycosylase, which produces MANWKRVLKRKKLSRYMSVAPKRLEKSQKVLFFAKISFLSLLTLFIIFIVSIPLFAFNLPSPDKVVRREGFSTKILDRNGEVLYDIYENQRRTPVSLNDIPLYLRQATVAVEDKNFYKHQGFDVTGYLRAIFNIVVRHKLQGGSTLTQQLVKNTLLTSERTLFRKIREFILAIQIERKYTKDEILQMYLNEAPYGGTAWGVEAASELYFGKSVKDLNLIESAILAGLPQRPSVYSPYSSTPKAYVDRTKSVLRRMREDGYITKEQEDEAVKQLENVQFKPKETGFKAPHFVQYVQKVLEEKYSEDVVTRGGLKVTTTLDLKLQEKAQDIVKEEIAKVEKLNITNGAAVVLDPETGEILAMVGSKNFSDPNYDGQVNVTLSLRQPGSAIKPITYAAAFKKGYTPSTLLMDVPTEFGTGQGGKPYKPVNYDGKYRGPVQVRYALGNSLNIPAVKMLALVGIENTLRLAYDLGINSLEPTRDTLSKVGLSLTLGGGEVRLLELTNAYCAFANQGYRVDPVAILKVEDLNGKVLEEVKPKKSKSVISPQVAYLIANILSDNDARKDVFGPNSLLNIPGRTVMVKTGTTNDKRDNWAIGGNTQVMVGVWVGNNDNSEMKQVASGVSGASPIWRRILLEALSGKPNIGFERPDGIETVDVDIVSGYRSHDGFPSRPEIFIKGTEPGDDPVHVKLKVCKNDGKIATPADIASGNYEEKEYFIFKEEDPTSGGGPNKWQEGILNWLSTQSDPRYHPPTEYCGATNPLSIDFDTPRDKDSNISSNFEVRLKADSTSDIKEVSLYIDGSLFRTFTKPPYAANLSLDKGVHRLKARAKDQDGHQSEREITIGVGVAWDYVSPTPPPTLIVSPSPTLSP; this is translated from the coding sequence ATGGCAAATTGGAAGAGGGTTTTAAAGAGAAAAAAGCTTTCAAGATATATGTCAGTTGCTCCGAAGAGACTTGAGAAGAGTCAGAAGGTTCTTTTTTTTGCTAAGATTAGTTTTTTGTCTCTTTTGACTTTGTTTATTATTTTTATTGTTTCTATTCCTCTTTTTGCCTTTAATCTTCCCTCCCCTGATAAAGTTGTCCGCCGTGAGGGCTTTTCTACCAAAATTTTAGATCGTAACGGTGAAGTTTTGTATGATATTTACGAAAATCAAAGGAGAACGCCAGTTTCTTTGAATGATATCCCTCTTTATTTGCGTCAGGCAACTGTTGCGGTTGAAGATAAGAATTTTTACAAGCATCAGGGCTTTGATGTAACAGGGTATCTGCGGGCTATTTTTAACATTGTTGTTCGTCACAAGTTGCAAGGTGGTTCTACTTTAACTCAACAGCTTGTCAAAAACACTCTCTTGACATCAGAAAGAACTCTTTTTCGCAAGATTAGGGAGTTTATTTTGGCAATTCAGATAGAGAGGAAATACACCAAGGATGAAATTTTGCAGATGTATTTAAATGAAGCCCCCTACGGCGGTACTGCTTGGGGAGTTGAGGCCGCATCCGAGCTTTACTTTGGCAAGAGCGTTAAAGATTTGAACCTAATAGAATCAGCTATTTTAGCCGGTCTTCCTCAACGTCCCTCAGTTTATTCGCCTTATTCTTCGACCCCCAAAGCTTATGTTGATAGAACGAAATCTGTTTTGCGCAGGATGAGAGAAGATGGTTATATCACAAAAGAGCAGGAAGACGAAGCTGTTAAGCAGCTTGAGAATGTTCAATTTAAGCCTAAAGAAACAGGTTTTAAGGCGCCGCATTTTGTCCAATATGTTCAAAAGGTTTTGGAAGAAAAATATAGCGAGGATGTAGTCACAAGAGGAGGGCTGAAGGTCACAACCACTCTTGATTTGAAGCTTCAGGAAAAAGCTCAGGATATTGTTAAAGAAGAAATTGCTAAGGTTGAAAAGTTAAATATCACCAATGGTGCTGCTGTTGTTTTAGATCCTGAAACAGGTGAAATTTTGGCAATGGTTGGTTCTAAGAATTTTTCAGACCCCAATTATGATGGCCAAGTAAATGTTACATTGTCTTTGCGTCAACCAGGTTCTGCCATAAAGCCAATAACTTATGCTGCTGCTTTCAAAAAGGGTTATACCCCTTCTACTCTTTTGATGGACGTTCCAACCGAGTTTGGAACAGGCCAAGGTGGAAAGCCTTATAAACCGGTCAATTATGATGGAAAATATCGAGGGCCGGTTCAGGTGAGATATGCTTTGGGGAATTCTCTCAATATTCCAGCAGTTAAGATGCTAGCTTTGGTAGGAATAGAAAACACTCTTCGGCTTGCTTATGACCTTGGCATTAATTCACTTGAGCCAACGCGCGATACTTTAAGCAAAGTTGGACTTTCTTTAACTCTAGGTGGTGGCGAAGTCAGGCTTTTGGAGTTAACAAATGCTTACTGTGCTTTTGCCAATCAGGGATATCGAGTTGATCCTGTAGCTATTTTGAAAGTAGAAGATCTAAATGGTAAGGTTTTGGAGGAAGTTAAGCCCAAAAAGTCAAAGTCTGTCATCTCGCCTCAGGTGGCATATCTTATTGCCAACATTCTTTCTGATAATGATGCAAGGAAAGATGTTTTTGGTCCAAATTCTCTTTTGAATATTCCAGGAAGAACTGTAATGGTTAAAACTGGGACAACCAATGATAAAAGAGATAACTGGGCGATTGGTGGGAACACTCAAGTAATGGTTGGTGTTTGGGTTGGCAATAATGATAATTCAGAAATGAAGCAAGTTGCATCAGGTGTTTCGGGTGCTTCTCCTATCTGGCGTCGAATTTTGCTTGAGGCGCTTTCTGGTAAACCCAATATTGGTTTTGAAAGACCAGATGGTATTGAAACTGTTGATGTTGATATTGTTTCAGGGTATCGCTCTCATGATGGTTTTCCTTCAAGGCCTGAGATTTTTATTAAGGGCACGGAACCTGGTGATGATCCTGTTCATGTTAAGCTCAAGGTCTGCAAAAATGATGGGAAGATAGCAACACCAGCCGATATTGCAAGTGGTAATTATGAAGAGAAAGAATATTTTATCTTTAAGGAAGAGGACCCAACTTCAGGTGGTGGTCCTAATAAATGGCAAGAAGGAATTTTAAATTGGCTTTCAACTCAAAGTGATCCTCGTTACCATCCACCAACGGAATATTGTGGAGCAACTAATCCCCTAAGTATCGATTTTGATACTCCTCGCGATAAAGATTCCAATATTTCTTCCAACTTTGAGGTGAGGTTAAAAGCTGATTCTACTTCTGATATTAAAGAAGTGTCTCTTTATATTGATGGTAGCCTTTTTCGCACTTTTACCAAGCCGCCTTATGCCGCGAATTTAAGTCTTGATAAGGGTGTTCATAGGCTTAAGGCAAGAGCAAAAGATCAAGATGGACATCAGTCAGAAAGAGAAATTA
- a CDS encoding Transcription termination protein NusB, with translation MKSYRDPRHQKRREIVKLLFAEEFAHQPNFNKSVKDILDKREEIDKLISESAPLWPIDKLNKIDLAILRLAVYEMLTEDAPPKVIIDEAVELAKEFGSENSASFVNGVLGFIYQKSNKEK, from the coding sequence ATGAAATCCTACCGTGATCCAAGGCACCAAAAAAGAAGAGAAATAGTAAAGCTTCTTTTTGCTGAAGAATTTGCTCACCAGCCAAATTTTAATAAATCTGTAAAAGATATTCTTGACAAAAGAGAAGAAATTGATAAATTGATTAGCGAAAGTGCACCACTTTGGCCAATTGACAAGCTAAATAAAATCGATTTGGCAATCTTAAGACTAGCGGTCTACGAGATGCTTACAGAAGATGCTCCGCCAAAAGTTATCATTGACGAAGCGGTAGAACTGGCCAAAGAATTTGGTAGCGAAAACTCAGCTTCCTTTGTAAATGGAGTCTTGGGTTTTATTTACCAAAAATCAAACAAAGAAAAATAA
- a CDS encoding Type IV pilus biogenesis protein PilM — MSVGIDIGSKSIKVVELEKKNNSWSLKGSGIVGYSGILVENAKEEKDLIPLAEIIKKLFNEAKISRREVFLSLPERFAFVKVITFPLLTNQEIDAALKWEADQYVPIPLEEAIMQYQIILRDEKSNPPQVKVLLVATRRSLVEKYVLLAQLAGLQVLAVENELLSLSRVLVTQEDLSTIVNFGALSTDIGISKSGKLWFSRSIPTGGDALTRAIVQGLRIEPAQAEEYKKAYGLSSTLLEGKVRLAMEPVMQSLVGEIKKAVQYFVSENPQFGKPKQLIVSGGLTSLLDLIAYLTKEFDMEILVANPFLQIQIPAESQKVIVDYAPFYSVAVGLALRENI, encoded by the coding sequence ATGAGTGTTGGCATTGATATTGGTTCCAAATCTATTAAAGTAGTTGAGCTTGAGAAAAAAAATAATAGCTGGTCTTTAAAAGGATCTGGCATTGTTGGCTATTCGGGAATACTGGTTGAAAATGCTAAGGAGGAAAAGGATCTCATTCCTCTGGCGGAGATTATCAAAAAGCTCTTTAATGAAGCTAAAATCTCAAGGCGTGAGGTTTTTCTTTCCCTGCCTGAGCGTTTTGCTTTTGTTAAGGTTATTACCTTTCCGCTTTTGACTAATCAAGAAATAGATGCGGCTTTAAAGTGGGAGGCTGACCAATATGTCCCCATTCCTCTTGAAGAAGCGATAATGCAATATCAGATAATTTTAAGAGACGAGAAATCTAACCCGCCTCAAGTAAAAGTGCTTTTGGTAGCAACTCGTCGTTCCTTGGTTGAGAAATATGTTCTCTTAGCTCAACTAGCAGGCCTTCAGGTTTTAGCTGTAGAAAATGAACTTTTATCACTATCACGAGTATTGGTTACGCAGGAAGATTTGTCTACGATTGTCAATTTTGGGGCGCTATCAACTGATATTGGAATTAGTAAGTCGGGAAAATTATGGTTTTCGCGTTCTATTCCGACAGGAGGCGATGCACTAACAAGAGCTATAGTTCAAGGATTAAGAATCGAACCAGCTCAAGCTGAAGAATATAAAAAGGCTTATGGTTTATCCTCCACTTTGCTTGAGGGAAAGGTAAGGTTAGCAATGGAGCCTGTGATGCAGTCTTTGGTGGGTGAAATAAAGAAGGCTGTTCAGTATTTTGTTTCTGAGAATCCCCAATTCGGTAAACCTAAACAGTTGATTGTCTCGGGAGGATTAACAAGTCTGCTGGATTTGATAGCCTATCTTACTAAAGAGTTTGATATGGAGATTTTGGTGGCTAATCCATTTTTGCAAATTCAGATTCCAGCAGAGTCTCAAAAAGTAATAGTTGATTATGCGCCCTTTTATAGCGTAGCTGTTGGTTTGGCTTTAAGAGAGAATATATAA
- a CDS encoding ATP-dependent DNA helicase RecG: MDLEDSVTKLPSIGYHYALLLEKIGIKTISDLISYIPYRYLDFTKQVEIAKANIDEIVTISGKVLEIKNIYTRRGLTMQNALIEDNTGRINIVWFNQPFLVQNIKKNQKYSFAGKVSLFRGKKTLISPEYEKSQIKGKIHTGRLVPLYSSTKGLSSKWFRSKIKLALEIYQDQIEEKFPSSTLKKLGYPKIGKAYHFVHFPKNEEEARLGRERLAFEEFLRLQITSLAKKINWQKNNFSYPLKSDGETYNLFKSLLAFNLTPSQERSIKEIASDLKRNYPMNRLLEGDVGSGKTVVAAFASFVAFKNQKKAVLMTPTEILAKQHYKTFKEIFEKTGMKIGLATASEKIDPENADVIIGTHSLIHKSVDFENVALVVIDEQHKFGVKQRAKLVEKTKKEKYQPHILTMTATPIPRTIALTAYGNLDLSLLEEMPKGKRDVVTWIVPEEKRAGAYNWIKEKIEKDKDQVFIICPLIEESEKESMQQIKAAESEFLKLKKIFKNFKVGLLHGRLKNKEKDEIIKSYKEGKINILVSTPVVEVGIDIPSANIMIIEAAERFGLAQLHQLRGRVGRGEKKGYCLLFSENPSQRVYRRLEALRKESSGFKLAEIDLKLRGPGEVWGIRQHGFPELRAGSWSDFEIIKKAREVAEDIFKNRKKYKKIIEEIEEGIV; the protein is encoded by the coding sequence ATGGATTTAGAAGATTCTGTAACCAAACTGCCTTCAATAGGTTATCATTATGCCTTATTACTTGAAAAAATAGGCATCAAAACAATATCTGACCTTATTTCCTACATTCCTTACCGCTATCTTGACTTCACCAAGCAAGTTGAAATTGCAAAAGCCAATATAGATGAAATTGTAACCATTTCAGGCAAAGTTTTAGAAATCAAAAATATTTACACAAGAAGAGGTCTCACTATGCAAAATGCACTAATTGAGGACAATACGGGTAGAATAAACATCGTCTGGTTTAATCAACCTTTTCTTGTCCAAAACATCAAGAAAAACCAAAAGTATTCCTTTGCCGGAAAAGTCAGCCTTTTTAGAGGTAAAAAAACTCTTATTTCTCCCGAATACGAAAAGAGCCAAATTAAAGGCAAAATTCATACAGGAAGATTAGTTCCGCTTTATAGCTCAACCAAAGGCTTGAGTTCAAAATGGTTCAGAAGCAAAATTAAACTAGCTCTTGAAATTTATCAAGACCAAATAGAAGAAAAATTTCCAAGCTCTACTTTAAAAAAACTTGGTTATCCTAAAATTGGCAAAGCCTATCACTTTGTCCACTTTCCAAAAAACGAAGAAGAAGCAAGGTTAGGAAGAGAAAGACTGGCTTTTGAAGAGTTCCTTAGACTTCAAATCACAAGTCTTGCAAAAAAGATCAACTGGCAAAAAAATAACTTTTCATACCCTCTAAAAAGCGATGGGGAAACTTACAACTTATTTAAATCCTTGCTTGCTTTCAATCTTACCCCCAGCCAGGAAAGAAGCATCAAAGAAATAGCAAGCGACCTCAAAAGAAATTATCCAATGAATAGACTCCTTGAAGGAGATGTTGGTAGTGGAAAAACAGTAGTTGCCGCCTTTGCTTCTTTTGTTGCTTTTAAAAACCAAAAGAAAGCCGTTTTGATGACCCCAACAGAAATTCTAGCCAAACAACATTACAAAACTTTCAAAGAAATTTTTGAAAAAACAGGAATGAAAATAGGTCTTGCTACCGCTTCTGAAAAAATTGACCCAGAAAATGCAGACGTTATTATTGGAACACATTCTTTAATTCATAAAAGTGTAGATTTTGAAAATGTCGCTCTTGTCGTAATTGATGAGCAGCACAAATTTGGAGTTAAACAAAGAGCAAAACTTGTAGAAAAAACAAAAAAAGAAAAATATCAGCCACATATTTTAACAATGACAGCTACCCCTATTCCAAGAACGATAGCCTTAACCGCCTACGGCAATTTAGATCTTTCTTTACTTGAAGAGATGCCCAAAGGAAAAAGAGACGTTGTTACCTGGATAGTCCCCGAGGAAAAAAGAGCAGGTGCTTACAACTGGATAAAAGAAAAAATAGAAAAAGACAAAGACCAGGTTTTTATTATCTGTCCTCTTATTGAAGAGTCAGAAAAAGAATCAATGCAGCAAATAAAGGCTGCCGAATCAGAATTTTTGAAACTTAAAAAAATATTTAAAAATTTTAAAGTAGGTCTTCTTCACGGCAGATTAAAAAACAAAGAAAAAGACGAAATAATTAAAAGTTACAAAGAGGGCAAAATTAATATTTTGGTATCAACCCCTGTTGTTGAAGTAGGAATTGATATTCCAAGCGCAAATATCATGATTATTGAAGCTGCTGAGAGATTTGGTCTTGCCCAACTTCACCAACTAAGGGGTAGGGTGGGAAGAGGTGAAAAGAAAGGATACTGTTTACTTTTTAGTGAAAACCCTTCCCAAAGGGTCTACAGACGCTTAGAAGCATTGAGAAAAGAGTCGTCCGGATTTAAATTAGCAGAGATTGACTTAAAATTAAGAGGCCCAGGAGAAGTATGGGGAATAAGGCAACACGGTTTTCCTGAGCTTAGAGCCGGCAGCTGGTCTGATTTTGAGATAATCAAAAAAGCAAGAGAAGTTGCCGAGGATATCTTTAAAAATAGAAAAAAGTATAAAAAGATAATTGAAGAAATAGAAGAAGGAATAGTGTAA
- a CDS encoding SSU ribosomal protein S16p, with translation MIKIRLSRLGKRNKPFYRIVAIDESKKREGEPREVLGFWNPVKKEFKINQEKLEDWLKKGAVLNQSVKNLLGK, from the coding sequence ATGATCAAAATTAGGCTATCAAGGTTGGGGAAAAGAAACAAGCCATTTTATCGTATTGTTGCTATTGACGAATCTAAAAAAAGAGAAGGGGAACCAAGGGAGGTTTTGGGTTTTTGGAATCCGGTCAAGAAAGAATTCAAAATTAACCAAGAAAAACTTGAAGACTGGCTTAAAAAAGGAGCTGTTCTTAATCAGTCAGTAAAAAACCTGCTTGGAAAGTAA
- a CDS encoding Ribonuclease III: MNNSQDFQNLKRSFNNPKIIEEALTHRSWVNEHPGIRDNNERLEFLGDAILEFIVSKELFLQFPNKKEGFLTSLRANLVNTVSLSQTARDLGLGKELFLSKGEEETGGRENPSLLADTVEAIIGALFIDQGLEKAEEFIKTNILSKTQDMIRQPLKDAKSRLQEKVQSKGLPAPKYNVVKESGPDHQKTFVVRVAVNGKYIAEGSGKSKSEAEQKAAQEALKLL, encoded by the coding sequence ATGAATAATTCCCAAGATTTTCAAAATTTAAAAAGAAGCTTCAACAACCCCAAAATTATTGAAGAGGCCCTTACTCACCGCTCCTGGGTTAACGAACATCCTGGAATAAGAGATAACAACGAAAGATTGGAATTTTTAGGAGACGCAATTTTAGAATTTATAGTTTCAAAAGAACTTTTTCTTCAATTCCCAAATAAAAAAGAAGGTTTTCTTACCTCTCTCCGCGCCAATTTGGTCAATACCGTAAGCCTTTCCCAGACAGCAAGAGATCTTGGTCTTGGAAAAGAACTTTTTTTATCAAAAGGAGAAGAAGAAACAGGGGGCAGGGAAAATCCTTCGCTTTTGGCAGACACCGTTGAAGCAATTATAGGAGCTTTGTTTATTGACCAAGGCCTAGAAAAAGCTGAAGAATTTATCAAAACAAATATACTTTCCAAGACCCAGGACATGATCAGGCAGCCGTTGAAAGACGCTAAAAGCAGGCTTCAGGAAAAAGTCCAATCAAAAGGACTGCCAGCGCCAAAATACAATGTAGTCAAAGAATCAGGTCCCGATCATCAAAAAACATTTGTAGTAAGAGTAGCAGTTAACGGCAAATATATAGCCGAAGGATCAGGAAAAAGCAAATCCGAAGCTGAACAGAAAGCAGCTCAAGAAGCACTAAAACTATTGTAA